A DNA window from Streptomyces bacillaris contains the following coding sequences:
- a CDS encoding phytoene desaturase family protein, producing the protein MATDTTLRKETVDDWGSRERTPGTPPRVIVIGAGVAGLSTGCYAQMSGARTRIFEKHVLPGGCCTAWSRDGYLFDYCIEWLIGTAPGNDAHQVWRELGALDGKTVTNFELFNKVEDEHGRSVTFYNDPDRLEAHLLALSPADAPLIRAFTRDLRRFIDIELYPFLTAPALRTVRERAATLRTVLPAFRLFWRTAATPMHVFADKFQDPLLRRAFRNIFFQDPEGFPLLPYLFNMAAAHHLNAGFPQGGSLGLSRSVENRYLGLGGEVTYRARTEKILVENDRAIGIELRNGRRYFAEHIVSACDGRTTVHGLLDGRYTSPRIDKLYNDLIERPGTLFPAVVSAFVGLRGDFDPGEAHSTTHLLTGEDGERLPGALQNSLVVQARSRYSDGFAPPGRSVLHCTYFSDYAYWKGLRTRSRREYRGRKHEVADFVRTFLEHRHPGINDRIDLVDIASPATTHRYTGNHNGSILAWKAFSDADDVAARLVGRDRMRLPGLRGFSMAGQWVGMGGLIRAASTGRFAVQYLCRELGLEFRAWESEGTESWHPGMLGELPQLDRWSAREESGS; encoded by the coding sequence ATGGCGACTGATACCACCCTCCGCAAGGAGACCGTCGACGACTGGGGCAGCCGCGAGCGCACCCCCGGCACCCCGCCCCGCGTCATCGTCATCGGCGCGGGCGTGGCCGGCCTCTCCACCGGCTGCTACGCGCAGATGAGCGGCGCCAGGACCCGGATCTTCGAGAAACACGTGCTGCCCGGCGGCTGCTGCACCGCCTGGTCGAGGGACGGCTACCTCTTCGACTACTGCATCGAATGGCTCATCGGCACCGCGCCCGGCAACGACGCCCACCAGGTCTGGCGCGAGCTGGGCGCGCTCGACGGCAAGACCGTCACCAACTTCGAACTGTTCAACAAGGTCGAGGACGAGCACGGCCGCTCGGTCACCTTCTACAACGACCCCGACCGGCTGGAGGCCCACCTGCTGGCCCTCTCACCCGCCGACGCCCCCCTGATCCGGGCCTTCACCCGCGACCTGCGGCGGTTCATCGACATCGAGCTGTACCCGTTCCTCACCGCCCCCGCCCTGCGGACCGTACGGGAGCGGGCGGCGACCCTGCGCACGGTGCTGCCGGCCTTCCGGCTCTTCTGGCGCACGGCCGCCACCCCGATGCACGTCTTCGCCGACAAGTTCCAGGACCCGCTGCTGCGCCGGGCCTTCCGCAACATCTTCTTCCAGGACCCGGAGGGCTTCCCGCTGCTGCCGTACCTGTTCAACATGGCGGCGGCCCACCACCTCAACGCCGGTTTCCCGCAAGGCGGTTCGCTCGGGCTCTCGCGCTCGGTCGAGAACCGCTACCTGGGCCTGGGCGGAGAGGTCACCTACCGGGCCCGCACGGAGAAGATCCTCGTCGAGAACGACCGCGCGATCGGCATCGAACTCCGCAACGGCAGAAGGTACTTCGCCGAGCACATCGTCTCCGCCTGCGACGGCCGCACCACCGTCCACGGACTGCTCGACGGCCGGTACACCAGCCCCCGGATCGACAAGCTCTACAACGACCTCATCGAACGCCCCGGCACCCTCTTCCCCGCGGTCGTCTCCGCCTTCGTCGGACTGCGCGGCGACTTCGACCCCGGCGAGGCCCACAGCACCACCCACCTCCTGACCGGCGAGGACGGCGAACGCCTCCCCGGCGCCCTCCAGAACAGCCTGGTCGTCCAGGCCCGCTCCCGCTACTCCGACGGCTTCGCACCCCCGGGCCGCTCCGTCCTGCACTGCACCTACTTCAGCGACTACGCCTACTGGAAGGGGCTGCGCACCCGCAGCCGCCGGGAGTACCGCGGCCGCAAGCACGAGGTGGCCGACTTCGTCCGCACCTTCCTGGAACACCGCCACCCCGGCATCAACGACCGCATCGACCTCGTCGACATCGCATCGCCCGCCACCACCCACCGCTACACCGGCAACCACAACGGCTCGATCCTCGCCTGGAAGGCCTTCTCGGACGCCGACGACGTCGCCGCCCGCCTGGTCGGCAGGGACCGGATGCGGCTCCCCGGCCTGAGGGGCTTCTCCATGGCCGGACAGTGGGTCGGCATGGGCGGCCTGATCCGCGCCGCCTCCACCGGCCGCTTCGCCGTCCAGTACCTCTGCCGCGAACTGGGCCTGGAATTCCGGGCCTGGGAGAGCGAGGGCACCGAGTCCTGGCATCCCGGGATGCTGGGCGAACTGCCCCAGCTCGACCGCTGGTCGGCACGGGAGGAGTCCGGTTCATGA
- a CDS encoding phytoene desaturase family protein, with protein MTHRTTGSPQGPRESMIIIGGGLGGLSTGCYARMNGYRTHILEMHELPGGCCTAWDRGGFTLDACVSWLLGSGPGNEMHQIWLELGALQGKEIRHFDVFNIVRGQDGRAVHFYSDPDRLEAHLIALSPADARTVRRFCNQLRSFRKALAVYPFLKPVGLMGRLERWRMLASFLPYFNAVRTTITVLMTEYSAKFQDPLLREAFNFILYEKHPNFPVLPFHFQLASHANLSAGVPEGGSLGLARSIEARYRRLGGEISYNTKVETVIVEDDRAVGVRLSDGSELRADIVVSACDGYTTTMKFLKGAYLGEEYRKLYTETIHEPGMVFPGYFTLFLGLSRPFPEGDPCTTYLLDEATAAKLTGIRHASINVQFRSRHYPELSPDGTTVVYATYFCDIAPWRALDEGPEQVTRTRGGQELHTLPVRHGRGYYAAKRRARETLVEFLEERFPGIRDAIVVRDVSSPLTQVRYTGNYDGTVLGWQPFVESGEKLEELIKKHGPGLPGLANFYQSGVWATTGGLIRAAAAGRHVMQFICRDDGKPFTASLDRTAPPPTHRVIPVPTGRSAAAATTTGKST; from the coding sequence ATGACCCACAGGACCACCGGCTCCCCGCAGGGGCCCAGGGAATCGATGATCATCATCGGGGGCGGGCTCGGCGGCCTCTCCACCGGCTGCTACGCCCGGATGAACGGCTACCGCACCCACATCCTGGAGATGCACGAACTGCCCGGCGGCTGCTGCACCGCCTGGGACCGCGGCGGCTTCACCCTGGACGCCTGCGTCAGCTGGCTCCTCGGCAGCGGCCCCGGCAACGAGATGCACCAGATCTGGCTGGAGCTGGGCGCCCTCCAGGGCAAGGAGATCCGCCACTTCGACGTGTTCAACATCGTGCGCGGACAGGACGGGCGGGCCGTCCACTTCTACTCCGACCCGGACCGGCTCGAGGCCCACCTCATCGCACTCTCGCCCGCCGACGCCCGTACCGTACGCAGGTTCTGCAACCAACTGCGCAGCTTCCGCAAGGCCCTTGCCGTTTACCCGTTCCTCAAACCCGTCGGGTTGATGGGCCGGCTGGAGCGGTGGCGGATGCTCGCCTCGTTCCTCCCGTACTTCAACGCCGTACGCACCACGATCACGGTCCTGATGACCGAGTACTCCGCCAAGTTCCAGGACCCGCTGCTGCGGGAGGCGTTCAACTTCATCCTCTACGAGAAGCACCCCAACTTCCCCGTCCTGCCCTTCCACTTCCAGCTCGCCTCGCACGCCAACCTCTCGGCGGGCGTTCCCGAAGGCGGCTCGCTCGGCCTCGCCCGGTCGATCGAGGCCCGCTACCGCCGCCTCGGCGGAGAGATCTCGTACAACACGAAGGTCGAGACGGTGATCGTGGAGGACGACCGCGCGGTCGGCGTCCGGCTCAGCGACGGCAGCGAACTGCGCGCCGACATCGTGGTGTCGGCCTGCGACGGTTACACCACGACCATGAAGTTCCTCAAGGGCGCCTACCTGGGGGAGGAGTACCGCAAGCTCTACACGGAGACCATCCACGAACCCGGCATGGTCTTCCCCGGCTACTTCACCCTCTTCCTCGGCCTCTCCCGACCCTTCCCCGAGGGCGACCCCTGCACGACGTACCTGCTCGACGAGGCCACGGCGGCGAAGCTCACCGGCATCCGCCACGCCAGCATCAACGTCCAGTTCCGCAGCCGCCATTACCCCGAACTCTCCCCGGACGGCACCACCGTCGTCTACGCCACCTACTTCTGCGACATCGCCCCCTGGCGGGCCCTGGACGAAGGCCCCGAACAGGTCACCCGCACCCGGGGCGGCCAAGAGCTGCACACCCTGCCGGTGCGCCACGGCCGCGGCTACTACGCGGCCAAACGGCGGGCGCGCGAGACGCTCGTGGAGTTCCTGGAGGAGCGCTTCCCCGGAATCCGCGACGCCATCGTCGTACGGGACGTCTCCAGCCCCCTCACCCAGGTCCGCTACACCGGCAACTACGACGGTACGGTGCTGGGCTGGCAGCCCTTCGTGGAGAGCGGCGAGAAGCTCGAAGAGCTGATCAAGAAGCACGGTCCCGGACTGCCCGGCCTCGCCAACTTCTACCAGTCAGGCGTCTGGGCCACCACCGGCGGCCTGATCCGGGCCGCCGCCGCCGGGCGCCACGTCATGCAGTTCATCTGCCGCGACGACGGAAAGCCCTTCACCGCGTCGCTCGACCGGACGGCACCCCCGCCGACCCACCGCGTCATCCCCGTACCGACCGGCCGCTCCGCCGCCGCCGCAACGACGACAGGGAAGAGCACATGA